A region from the Methylovorus glucosotrophus genome encodes:
- the leuB gene encoding 3-isopropylmalate dehydrogenase: protein MKIAVLPGDGIGPEIVAQAVKVLNALNIGIEMQEAPIGGAGYEAAGDPLPEATLALAKSSDAVLLGAVGDWKYDKLERHLRPERGLLRIRKELNLFANLRPALLYPELASASTLKPEVVAGLDIMIVRELTGDIYFGQPRGISTLENGEREGINTMRYSESEIRRIAHVAFGIAMKRNKKVCSVDKANVLETTELWRQVMIEVAKEYPEVELSHMYVDNAAMQLIRAPKQFDVMVTGNIFGDILSDEASMLTGSIGMLPSASLDQNNKGMYEPSHGSAPDIAGKDIANPLATILSAAMMLRYSFNDEANATRIEKAVKKALAEGYRTADIYTDGCRKVGCAAMGDAVVAAL from the coding sequence ATGAAAATAGCAGTTTTGCCGGGTGACGGCATCGGTCCCGAAATTGTGGCGCAAGCGGTCAAGGTATTGAATGCCTTGAATATTGGCATTGAAATGCAGGAAGCGCCTATCGGTGGCGCTGGCTACGAGGCAGCTGGTGATCCATTGCCAGAAGCTACATTGGCGCTGGCAAAGTCCTCGGATGCCGTATTGCTTGGCGCTGTAGGTGACTGGAAATACGACAAACTGGAGCGTCATCTGCGTCCTGAGCGCGGCCTGTTGCGTATCCGCAAGGAACTGAACCTGTTTGCCAATCTGCGTCCGGCCTTGTTGTATCCCGAGCTGGCCTCGGCTTCTACATTGAAGCCTGAAGTCGTGGCCGGGCTGGATATCATGATCGTGCGTGAATTGACGGGTGATATTTACTTTGGTCAGCCACGTGGCATTTCCACACTGGAAAACGGCGAGCGTGAAGGCATCAATACCATGCGCTACAGCGAATCCGAAATTCGCCGTATTGCCCACGTTGCCTTTGGTATCGCCATGAAGCGCAACAAAAAGGTGTGCTCTGTGGATAAGGCCAATGTGCTTGAGACGACAGAGTTGTGGCGTCAGGTCATGATCGAAGTGGCGAAGGAGTACCCCGAGGTCGAGCTTAGCCATATGTATGTCGATAATGCTGCCATGCAGCTGATCCGTGCGCCCAAGCAGTTTGATGTGATGGTCACGGGGAATATTTTTGGTGACATTCTCTCTGATGAGGCATCCATGCTGACCGGCTCCATTGGCATGTTGCCATCCGCCTCGCTGGATCAGAACAACAAGGGTATGTATGAGCCAAGCCATGGCTCTGCGCCTGATATTGCCGGTAAGGATATTGCCAACCCTCTGGCGACGATTTTGTCGGCTGCCATGATGCTGCGTTATAGCTTCAATGATGAAGCCAATGCTACGCGTATCGAGAAAGCCGTTAAAAAAGCGCTGGCTGAAGGTTATCGTACAGCGGATATCTACACGGATGGATGCCGTAAGGTTGGCTGTGCTGCCATGGGCGATGCTGTGGTAGCCGCCTTGTAA
- the asd gene encoding aspartate-semialdehyde dehydrogenase, which yields MLRVGFVGWRGMVGSVLMQRMREERDFDHIEPVFFTTSQTGGQGPDIGKDVPPLKDARAVDQLKAMDVIVSCQGGDYTTEIFPKLRADGWSGHWIDAASTLRMEQDAVIVLDPVNLDVIKNALVSGGKNWIGGNCTVSLMLMALNGLFRENLVEWATSMTYQAASGAGAQNMRELLKQMGEAHRVASDLLNNPASAILDIDREVAGILRDERFPTDHFGVPLAGSLIPWIDKDLGNGQSKEEWKGQAETNKILGREATPVPIDGLCVRIGAMRCHSQALTIKLKKDVPLDDIIGLLDGANPWASVIPNERDITIRQLTPAAITGTLKTPVGRLRKMSMGNEYLSAFTVGDQLLWGAAEPLRRMLRILVKH from the coding sequence ATGTTAAGAGTAGGATTTGTCGGTTGGCGTGGCATGGTGGGTTCCGTGCTGATGCAACGTATGCGTGAAGAGCGCGACTTTGACCATATCGAGCCCGTATTTTTTACCACTTCCCAAACGGGAGGGCAGGGCCCGGACATTGGCAAGGATGTGCCGCCCTTGAAGGATGCCCGCGCCGTGGATCAGTTAAAGGCCATGGATGTGATCGTTTCCTGTCAGGGTGGCGATTACACAACCGAGATTTTTCCGAAACTGCGTGCCGACGGCTGGAGTGGACACTGGATCGACGCGGCATCTACCCTGCGCATGGAGCAGGATGCCGTGATTGTGCTCGACCCAGTCAATCTTGATGTGATCAAGAATGCCTTGGTGAGTGGCGGCAAGAACTGGATTGGTGGTAACTGCACGGTTTCTCTGATGCTGATGGCGCTGAACGGCTTGTTCCGTGAAAATCTGGTGGAATGGGCTACCTCCATGACCTATCAGGCAGCGAGTGGTGCAGGCGCGCAGAATATGCGTGAATTGCTAAAGCAGATGGGGGAGGCACATCGTGTGGCCAGTGACCTCTTGAATAATCCGGCTTCGGCTATTCTGGATATCGATCGTGAAGTTGCCGGTATTCTGCGCGACGAGCGTTTCCCTACCGATCATTTCGGCGTGCCGCTTGCTGGCAGCCTGATTCCCTGGATCGACAAGGATCTGGGCAACGGCCAGAGCAAGGAGGAGTGGAAGGGGCAGGCTGAAACCAACAAGATACTAGGACGGGAAGCAACCCCGGTGCCTATCGATGGCCTGTGCGTGCGAATCGGCGCTATGCGCTGTCACTCCCAGGCGCTGACCATCAAGCTCAAAAAGGATGTGCCACTGGATGACATCATCGGACTGCTTGACGGCGCAAACCCCTGGGCAAGCGTCATACCTAATGAGCGTGATATCACTATTCGGCAATTGACTCCGGCTGCCATTACCGGGACCTTGAAAACCCCCGTCGGACGATTGCGCAAGATGAGCATGGGCAATGAGTATTTGTCTGCATTTACCGTAGGCGATCAGCTATTGTGGGGCGCTGCTGAGCCTTTGCGTCGGATGCTGCGAATTCTGGTTAAACATTAA